A portion of the Bifidobacterium sp. ESL0800 genome contains these proteins:
- a CDS encoding vWA domain-containing protein — MNLENLMTLRFNPALGWPAGIAIALIMIGFAIAVVATHRRRKGESDETLWACIRRCAICIIIALLALTPSTVASTTSRAVNTTDVVIATDVTGSMAVADAQYGSSKTLTRLDAAKKAINDLTGIYDDSSFAAVHFGANATLDVPLTPDIGAIHNWATGLRTEPTAVSAGSNLDAPIDPLLVTLKQMRAAHPHDKIVLYYISDGEQTSAGSRRTFSSLRAYLDDAFTLAVGSTQGGRIPEVKAGLTDSSSDQPGTGDQDWVKDPATGQPGISKMDKKNLSAIADEMSGKCIVLDRSHRLDKSSVASVSKHFRDVNTPKRRKRVMPLVWPLSIVLALALTMEMGSWLTNSRRLL, encoded by the coding sequence ATGAACCTCGAAAACCTTATGACATTGCGTTTCAATCCCGCTCTGGGGTGGCCTGCCGGCATCGCCATCGCGCTGATCATGATCGGTTTTGCGATCGCCGTGGTCGCTACTCACCGACGCAGGAAAGGCGAAAGCGACGAGACCCTGTGGGCATGCATACGCCGTTGTGCCATCTGCATCATCATCGCGCTCTTGGCATTGACCCCTTCGACCGTCGCCAGTACGACGAGCAGGGCGGTGAACACCACCGACGTGGTCATCGCCACCGACGTGACCGGTTCGATGGCCGTTGCCGATGCCCAATACGGCTCCTCCAAAACATTGACGCGGCTGGATGCTGCCAAGAAAGCCATCAATGACCTGACCGGCATCTACGACGATTCGAGCTTTGCCGCCGTACACTTCGGCGCCAACGCCACGTTGGATGTGCCGCTCACCCCCGATATCGGAGCCATTCACAACTGGGCAACAGGGTTGCGCACGGAGCCGACCGCCGTCTCTGCCGGATCGAATCTGGACGCTCCGATCGACCCTCTGCTGGTCACGCTCAAGCAAATGCGCGCCGCTCATCCGCACGACAAAATCGTACTCTATTACATTTCTGACGGCGAACAGACATCCGCCGGTTCACGTCGAACCTTCTCCTCGCTTCGAGCGTATCTTGACGACGCCTTTACCCTCGCCGTCGGCAGCACCCAAGGCGGGCGGATTCCGGAAGTCAAGGCAGGCCTCACCGACTCGTCAAGCGACCAGCCGGGCACCGGCGATCAGGATTGGGTGAAGGATCCCGCCACCGGCCAGCCGGGAATCTCGAAAATGGATAAGAAAAACCTGAGCGCAATAGCCGACGAAATGAGCGGGAAATGCATAGTGCTCGATCGCAGCCACAGACTTGACAAGTCTTCTGTGGCCTCGGTTTCCAAGCATTTCAGGGATGTGAACACACCCAAACGGCGTAAACGTGTGATGCCCTTGGTCTGGCCGTTGTCTATAGTCTTGGCTCTTGCGCTGACGATGGAAATGGGCAGCTGGCTGACGAATTCAAGGAGACTGCTGTGA
- a CDS encoding DUF6466 family protein encodes MKKHKTLSPLPPAAPAKTPKARKKQGKATLSAPLKANSKNRAAMASLPVRIIMGILAVMFLAIAGVLLANMAAIDTYNQATASLNASLEYAKKPNADPQRLKAQLDQANAQFDSARRLGRMLAPNTKNLISVNSDISGKLTATVKHKIASTNGNGKSGGRAAQGKGSSSDSAKAGNQGLTDEQKKQVEETLKANQPNGPVNGDKKTPTKSEEGADVKPW; translated from the coding sequence GTGAAGAAACATAAAACCCTTTCTCCTTTGCCCCCCGCAGCACCTGCCAAAACGCCCAAGGCACGCAAGAAACAAGGCAAGGCAACACTTTCAGCTCCTTTGAAAGCCAACAGCAAGAACCGGGCGGCAATGGCATCATTGCCGGTACGCATCATCATGGGGATTCTCGCCGTGATGTTCCTTGCCATCGCAGGAGTGCTTTTGGCAAACATGGCGGCCATAGACACTTACAATCAGGCCACGGCCTCCCTCAATGCCAGCCTTGAATACGCCAAAAAGCCGAATGCCGATCCGCAACGGCTCAAAGCCCAACTCGACCAGGCCAACGCCCAATTCGACAGTGCCCGCCGTCTGGGTCGTATGCTTGCCCCGAACACGAAGAACCTCATCAGCGTCAACAGCGACATCTCCGGCAAGCTCACCGCTACCGTCAAGCACAAGATAGCCAGTACCAACGGCAACGGAAAGAGCGGTGGACGCGCAGCCCAAGGCAAAGGCTCGTCTTCCGATTCGGCAAAAGCCGGCAACCAAGGATTGACCGACGAGCAAAAAAAGCAGGTCGAGGAGACGCTCAAGGCCAATCAGCCCAACGGTCCGGTAAACGGCGACAAGAAAACACCGACCAAAAGCGAGGAAGGCGCCGACGTCAAGCCCTGGTGA
- the purB gene encoding adenylosuccinate lyase — MQLTQISPAIALTSLDGRYHQQTAPLVEYLSEPALNRERITVEIEWMILLANGFDGNGNVPVLDGVKPLTNAEVTYLRDIPENFGAEGIARHAAYEAKTHHDVKAVEYYIDDELEAASSVLGAETQLPNLKTLVHFACTSEDINNLAIARCIKKAVTLVWLPRARELNDFLAQKAEEFKDLPLLALTHGQPATPTTLGKELAVFVHRLNRQLNHVQQQEYLGKLNGATGTFGAHTIACPQADWLAISREFVTNRMSLTWNPLTTQIESHDWQAELYGTVSHTNRILHNLAVDIWMYISRGVFAQVPVKGATGSSTMPHKVNPIRFENAEANLELSCSLLDTLSSTLVESRWQRDLTDSTTQRNVGAALGYSLLALDNLLGGLKSIHPAFEVIARELDENWEVLGEPIQTAMRAQEFAGRKGMERPYEKVKELMRGKSISKADIESFIDSMDFDEATATRLKALTPQTYIGLAAQLVGFDGQ; from the coding sequence ATGCAGCTGACTCAAATTTCACCGGCAATCGCACTGACCTCACTGGACGGACGCTATCACCAGCAGACCGCCCCACTCGTTGAATATCTGAGCGAACCCGCATTGAACCGCGAACGGATAACCGTCGAGATCGAATGGATGATTCTTCTGGCCAACGGATTCGACGGTAACGGCAATGTGCCGGTTCTGGACGGCGTCAAGCCTCTCACGAACGCTGAAGTCACCTATCTGCGTGACATACCCGAAAACTTCGGGGCCGAGGGCATTGCACGCCACGCGGCTTATGAGGCCAAGACGCATCACGACGTCAAGGCCGTCGAATACTACATCGACGACGAGCTTGAAGCCGCGTCAAGCGTGCTCGGAGCCGAGACGCAACTGCCGAACCTCAAGACGCTGGTGCATTTCGCCTGCACTTCCGAGGACATCAACAATCTGGCCATCGCCCGTTGCATCAAGAAGGCCGTCACGTTGGTCTGGCTGCCCCGAGCCCGTGAGCTCAATGATTTTCTCGCGCAGAAAGCCGAGGAATTCAAGGATCTTCCGCTTCTGGCGCTGACGCATGGCCAGCCGGCCACCCCGACGACGTTGGGCAAGGAGCTTGCGGTCTTCGTCCATCGTCTGAACCGCCAGCTGAACCACGTTCAACAACAGGAATATCTCGGCAAGCTCAACGGCGCCACCGGCACGTTCGGTGCGCATACCATCGCCTGCCCGCAGGCCGATTGGCTGGCCATCTCGCGCGAATTCGTCACCAACCGCATGTCTCTTACATGGAACCCGCTGACCACCCAGATCGAAAGCCATGACTGGCAGGCCGAACTCTACGGCACCGTCAGCCATACCAACCGAATCCTCCATAATCTCGCAGTGGACATCTGGATGTACATCTCCCGTGGTGTCTTCGCCCAGGTACCCGTCAAAGGCGCAACCGGCTCGTCGACCATGCCCCACAAGGTCAATCCGATTCGTTTCGAAAACGCCGAGGCCAACCTCGAACTCTCCTGCTCGTTGCTAGACACTCTCTCGAGCACGCTGGTTGAAAGCCGTTGGCAGCGCGATCTGACCGATTCCACCACGCAGCGCAACGTCGGCGCGGCGCTCGGCTATTCCCTGCTGGCACTCGATAACCTGCTTGGAGGCCTCAAGTCCATCCATCCCGCGTTCGAGGTCATCGCCCGTGAACTCGATGAAAACTGGGAGGTCTTGGGCGAGCCCATCCAGACGGCCATGCGCGCCCAGGAATTCGCCGGGCGAAAAGGCATGGAACGCCCATACGAAAAAGTCAAGGAGCTCATGCGAGGCAAAAGCATATCGAAGGCCGACATCGAATCATTCATCGATTCCATGGACTTCGATGAGGCCACCGCCACGCGTCTCAAGGCACTGACCCCACAGACCTATATTGGCCTGGCGGCGCAACTGGTGGGTTTTGACGGGCAATGA